Below is a window of Verrucomicrobiia bacterium DNA.
CGAAAAAGGCCGCGAGAAGGCCGAGAGCCATGAGGGAAAGCGTGGCCGGTTCCGGATTCGCGACCACCGACGACCCCGTGAAATTGGCGTCGAAAAAGTTCTTCGCGAGGTTGCCGTCGAGAATGGATGTCGCGCCGGCACTTCCGGGCCTGATGTAAGCAAAGAAAGATCCGACCGCGGCCGCGTCATTGGGCACGAGAAAATTTCCCGTCAGGCCGTATTCCGCGAAAACGAGCGGGCCAAAAGCCAGGACGTCCGGCGAATCCGTT
It encodes the following:
- a CDS encoding PEP-CTERM sorting domain-containing protein; this encodes TDSPDVLAFGPLVFAEYGLTGNFLVPNDAAAVGSFFAYIRPGSAGATSILDGNLAKNFFDANFTGSSVVANPEPATLSLMALGLLAAFFVRRKTQIA